The nucleotide window CAACATATACAGATACATACAATATGTCAATCTTTGAGGCGGGATGCGGCACCGCCGGCCACCTGGCCTGACGCCCAGGGGCGGTTCGCGGTGCCCGGCTCCGTGCTCTCGCCGAGCGGCCACCCGAACGCGATGCGTCACGGCGCGGCTGCGGCGTCGCCGTGCCAGGCGGGGCCGGCCGACCCGGAGGGGCGACCGGCCTCGATCAGTCCCGCAGCTCCCTCAGCCAGATGTTCCGGAACCGCACCGGGTTGCCGTGATCCTGGAGCCGCAGAGGCCCGCGGGCCGTCGATGGGAGGTAGGGGGCGATTCGCTTGTGGGCCGTGGGCCCCCAGAACGATCGCGCGTGGTGCACGAGGACGCCGTTGTGGAAAACGGTGGCGACCGCGGGCGCCGAGAGCGTGCCGTCGGCCGCAAAGCGCGGGGCCGTGAACACGATGTCGTACGACTGCCACTCGCCCGGTGGTCGCGATGCGTTCACGAGCGGCGGGTGCTGGCCGTAGAGGGCTGCGGCCTGGCCGTCGGCGTAGGTCGGGTTCTCGAAGCTGTCGAGCACCTGGATCTCGAAGACCCCCGCCAGGAACACTCCGCTGTTGCCGCGGCCCTGTCCCTCGCCCTTGACCTGCGAGGGGGTCGCAAACTCCAGGTGGAGCTGGACGTCGCCGTACTCGGCGCGCGTCCGGAGGTATCCCGTGCCCGACTGCAGGATGCCTTCCGCGATGGGCCAGTTCGCCGGCCTCCCGTCGTCCATCTGCCAGGCTGAGAGATCCTCGCCGGCCCCCAGGAGCACCACCGCGTCGGCCGGCGCGGGCGCGCCGACGAAGGACGAGGGCGTGACCACGGGCGGCGGCGGTCGCCGCGAATCGTGCACGCGCCAGGCCCCGTCGGGCTGCATCGGCGTGTCGTCGAATCCGGGACGCGTCTGCCGGCCGTCGAGCATCACCGCCGAACTCCAACCCACCGCACCCGCCAGGGCGGTGACCGCCAGCACCGAGCGGATCGAAGACACAGGCCCCTCCTGCATGGTGTTCCCCGAGGGATCGCGGGCCGGCCGGGCGTGGCCCGGCCGGCACGACAGCGACGTATGGTAGCGTACGGGGCAGGATCCTGACGTCGCGGTGACCTCGTCCTTCGCCCGGCCCGCTCCCGTCGAATCGCCGCCACGGCCGCGGCCGACGAACCCATGACGTTGCGGCTCGCCGT belongs to Acidobacteriota bacterium and includes:
- a CDS encoding DUF1080 domain-containing protein, whose amino-acid sequence is MQEGPVSSIRSVLAVTALAGAVGWSSAVMLDGRQTRPGFDDTPMQPDGAWRVHDSRRPPPPVVTPSSFVGAPAPADAVVLLGAGEDLSAWQMDDGRPANWPIAEGILQSGTGYLRTRAEYGDVQLHLEFATPSQVKGEGQGRGNSGVFLAGVFEIQVLDSFENPTYADGQAAALYGQHPPLVNASRPPGEWQSYDIVFTAPRFAADGTLSAPAVATVFHNGVLVHHARSFWGPTAHKRIAPYLPSTARGPLRLQDHGNPVRFRNIWLRELRD